Below is a window of Niabella agricola DNA.
TAAGGCCGGTTATCGTTGTTTGATAAAATGTATTAAAATCCATCAGGAGGTCAAAATGTGCCCGTTTGCGGCTCTGGCTTACGGCAGACTGGTTGATCTTTAATTTTTCCGCGATCTGTTGCTGGTTCCAGTCGGGCTTTTCCAGGAACAGCTGCACGATTTCTGCTGCTGCCAGGCTCCAGTTGTCCATGACCAGCGATGCAAACCGGGCCATAAGGTTCAGCGTGGCATCGGTGTACTCATGACCGGTGGCCAGGGCCAGGGTGGTTTTTTCTTCCTTCATGCCGTCAAATTTGCGGCCCGATCTTACAAAGGCTGTCCCATTCGATTCGGTGATCTTTTCTGTTTGAAAAGATGCGTCTCCCAAACCAATGCTGAGCCGCACATCCAGATCGGGTTTTTGTTTGATCATACTTTTTAACAGCATGCATTTAAAGAGGGCTTCTGCAGGCTGTACCCGGAGCTGAAAGGCATCACCCCGGTAAATTTCCCAGTCGACCGGGGTTTGGCCCTGCTTTTTTAAAAAGCTTTTTAAAATCGGCATCCACTCCTTCGGGTC
It encodes the following:
- a CDS encoding SatD family protein is translated as MIAIITGDIIRSESTDPKEWMPILKSFLKKQGQTPVDWEIYRGDAFQLRVQPAEALFKCMLLKSMIKQKPDLDVRLSIGLGDASFQTEKITESNGTAFVRSGRKFDGMKEEKTTLALATGHEYTDATLNLMARFASLVMDNWSLAAAEIVQLFLEKPDWNQQQIAEKLKINQSAVSQSRKRAHFDLLMDFNTFYQTTITGLNT